In Brevibacterium pigmentatum, the sequence TCCTTCGAGCCTTCTTCCTTGCCCTTCTCGTCTCCGTCGGAATCCTTGTCCTTGTTCTCGTCGTCCTTGGGAGTCTCGATCGGAGCCTTGGGCTCCTCCTTCTCCTCGTCCCCATCGCTGCCGTCGTTGCTGCCCGACGGTGCTTTCGGCTCGGGCTTAGGAGCCGGGGCCGGGTTGGAGTTCTTCGGCTTCGGCTTCTCAGGCAGCTCGCCGCGCGCCGGGAACTGTTCCACCTTCTCACCCTGGAGAGCCGTCTGCATGTAGTCCGTCCATACCTGCACGGGGAACGAACCACCGGTGACTTCGCCGCGACCGCCGAAGGAGCCGATAGACACGGACTTGCCATCGACCTCGCGATAGAGCACCACCGAGGTGGCGAGGTTCGGTGTGTAACCGGAGAACCATGCGGCCTTGTTCTCGTTCGTCGTACCGGTCTTGCCGGCGGCAGGACGACCGAGGTTCTGGGCGTAGCTGCCCGAACCGCCCTGAACGACCTGGCTCAGGGCGTACGAGGTCTCGGCACCAACGGCCTTGTCGAAGACGCGCTTGCCCTTGGTTTCGGCCTTGTACACTTCCTCGTCCTCGGCACCCTTCGTGACCTTCTTGATCGAGTGGGTCTCGTGGTGGACGCCGTTCGCCGCGAACGTCGCGTAGGCCGATGCCATATCGATCGGCTTGACGCTGGGCGTTCCGAGCACATTCGAGGGGTTCGGGGTCAGTCCGATCGAGCAGCCTCCGGTGTCCCCGGCTTTCATCTCCTTATCGGTGCAGTTCTCGCTCAAGCCCGCACGTTCGGCGACGTCGACGGTCTTGTCCGGCCCGACCTGCACGTTGAGTGCCGCATAGGCGGTATTGATCGAGGACTGTGTCGCCTTGAGCAGACTGACGGGTCCGTAACTCGAGCCACCGAAGTTGTTGACCGTCCACGGCGTGCCGTCGTTGTTCAGCGTTGTCGGACTCGCTCCGGGATACGAATCGGTCAGACGCACGCCGTTCTCCAGACCGGCGACGAGCGCGAAGGGCTTGAACGTCGAACCGGCCTGCACATGACTCTGCGTCGATGCGTTGAACGCCTGATCGAGGTAGTTCTTGCCGCCGTAGAAGGCTTCGATTCCGCCGTCATCCGGGTCGATGGAGACGAGTCCGGCCTGCATGCCTTCCGGCTGATCCTGCGGGAGCGTCTTGATCGCCTTTTCCGCGGCCTTCATCCGATCCTTGTCGAATGTGGTGACGATGTTGTAGCCTCCGCGGTCGAGCTGAGCTTCGTCGATATCAAGCTTGCGCAGCGCTTCACGGCGGACGAAGTCCCACATGTAGCCCTTCTGACCCGACAGGGAGGACTCCTTGTTCTGCTTCCGCACCTCGGGCATCTCGACCTTCGCGGCCTGCTCCTCGGTGATGAAACCTTCGTCGACCATGTTCTCGACCACGTAGTTGAAGCGGTCTTCGTACATCTCTGGGTTGTCCGAGGGGTCGGCGGCACCTGGGCGCTGGATCATCGCGGCCAGCAGAGCGGACTCGCTGACGTCGAGTTCCGAGGCCGGCTTGTCGAAGTAGTTCTGAGCTGCCACTTCGACGCCGTAGGAGCGACGGCCGAGGTAGATGGTGTTGAGGTAGTTCGCGAGGATCTCGTCCTTCGACTGCTGCTGGTCGATCTTGAGCGAGATGAACATCTCCTTGATCTTGCGATCAAGCGAGTGCTCGTTCGTGAGGTAGAAGTTCTTCACGTACTGCTGGGTGATCGTGGAACCGCCGCCCGCGTACTGGTTCGTGGCCACGCCGACGACGGCGCGGGAGAGACCCTTGATCGAGATGCCGCGGTTCTCGTAGAACGAGGTGTCCTCGGCGGCGATCGCGGCCTTCTGCATGGGTTCGGAGATCTCGTCGATCTCAACGGACTTGCGATCTTCGACCTTGTACTGGCCGATCGGCGTCTTGCCGTCGCTGTAGTAGATCGTCGAGGTCTGACCGGTGGCCTCGAGGTTCGGCTCGGGGATGTCCGTTGCGGCATATCCGACGGCGAAAGCCACGCACAGGGCGATGACGAGGCTGAGCCCGCCGACGACGAGTACGCGGATGCTCGGCAGGAAGCGAGTCCATCCGCTCACACCCGCTCTGGGGTAGTTGAGCAGATTCTTCGTATTCCTGCCGATGTTCTTGGCTGTGTGTTGTCCCTTAGCCACCCAAGGTCCTCCAGGTCAGTCAGCCTGCCGCAATGCGTGGCGACGAGGTCCGAAAAAGGTCAAAGACGCCAATCAGTCTCGCACGCATTCATTAGTAGAGGATGAAAAAGTGCTGAGCCTGGCACCCTGCCGACACGCCAGGTTACCGAACAGCTCTCTGAGTAACCCCGTATTCGGCATCTCACCAGGCATTTTAATTCACTGCCGCAGAATCAACCATGACGAGTGCGTGTTTGCTCACATTCAAACGTGCGCCCGCAGATCAGTGCTCGGCGTCGCCAGCCAGGGCACCTCGACCATGCGCGCGTACCTTCTCGTTCAAGCGTGCCCGCACTTTTCCACAGGTGCCGCCAGCCGCGACTCTCGTTCAAGCGGCCCAGCGCTTCGCCGCAGGTATACGGGCTGAAAAGTGCTGGGCCGCTTGAACGAGGGCCGCCGCGCGCTCAGCTCTTGAGGTCGAAGTCCGTATCGGCGTACTCGTTGCCCTCGACGACGGGTTCGCCGCTGAACGGATGCAGCTGGTCTTCGCGGGCCCGCAGCTCGACGCGACGGATCTTGCCGGAGATCGTCTTCGGCAGCTCGGCGAACTCGAGGCGTCGGATGCGCTTGTACGGTGCCAGGTGCTCACGGCAGTAGGCGAGGATCGACCGTGCTGTATCGGCATCGGCAGCGAACTTACTCGACACGACGACATACGCCTTGGGCACAGCCAGTCGCACCGGATCCGGCGAGGGCACAACAGCCGCCTCGGCTACGGCCTCGTGTTCGATGAGCACGCTTTCGAGCTCGAAGGGGGAGAGTCGGTAGTCGCTGGCTTTGAACACATCGTCGGCGCGGCCGACATAGGTGATGTAGCCGTCCTCGTCGCGGGAAGCCACGTCGCCGGTGTGGTAGACACCGCCTTCGAAGGCCTCGGCGGTCTTCTCCGGATTGCTCCAGTACCCGGTGGTCAGACCGATGGGCCGAGGATCGAGGCGCAGGCAGATCTCACCCTCGTCGCCTTCCTCACCGGTCGCCGGGTCGATGAGCACGACATCGAAACCGGGCAGCGCCTTGCCCATCGAACCGTACTTGAGTTCCTGATCGGGCGAATTGCCGATCTGCAGGGTCGACTCGGTCTGGCCGAAGCCGTCGCGGATGAGCACGCCCCATTCGCTGTGCACGCGGTCGATGATCTCGGGGTTGAGCGGCTCACCGGCGCCGAGGGCCTTCGTCGGAGGATTCTTCAGATGGCTCAGGTCGGCCTGGATGAGCATGCGCCACACGGTCGGGGGCGCGCAGAAGCTCGTCACTCCCACTCGGTCCATGATCTCCATGAGGGCGTTGGCGTCGAAGCGCGAGTAGTTGTAGAGGAAGACGCAGGCCTCGGCGATCCACGGGGTGAAGATATTCGACCAGGCGTGCTTGGCCCACCCGGGCGAGGCGACGTTGAGGTGGACGTCGCCGGGTGTCAGCCCCATCCAGTACATCGTCGAGAGGTGACCGACGGGGTAGGAGACATGGGTGTGCGCGACCATCTTCGCCTTCGAAGTGGTGCCCGAGGTGAAGTAGAGCAGCATCAGGTCATCGGCGCGCGAAGTGCCCTGTGGGTCGAATTCGATGCTCTCATCATCGGCATCGGAGTAGCTGTAGTCCTGCTGGCGGGTGGGCTCCCCGCCGACGACGATGCGGACGACCTCGACATCGACGTCATCGAACTTCGCGGCATCCTCGGCGCCGGCGACGACGAACTCGGCCTGACCGCGCTCGGCACGGTCGGTGAGGTCGATGGGGCCCAGCTGTGTGGTGGCGGGCATGAGCACGGCACCGAGCTTGATCCCGGCGAGCATCGTCTCCCACAGCTCGACCTGGTTGTTGAGCATGACCATGACATGGTCGCCGCGCTTGATCCCGGCCCGGCGGAAGTGATTCGCCACCTGGTTCGACCGTGCGGAAAGCTCGGCGAAGCTCCACTTGCCCTCGGATCCATCCTGTTCGACGATCCACAGGGCCGGGTTGTCGTTGTTCTCGGCGATCTTGTCGAACCAGTCGAGTGCGAAGTTGAAGTGTGTGAGACGCGGCCATTCGAACTTTTCGCGGGCGGCGTCGTAGTCGCTGCGGAGCTCGATCAGCTTGTCTCGGGCCGCGCGGAAGTCCTCGGTCACTGTCATTGTGGTCTCCTCACTTATCGCCACCGTCACAGCCTGTGACGTCACGCACAAATCTAAACGATATTGAAGTTACCAGCACCGATCAGTCGGTGAGCAGGCGGGGGTCGGTCACTGACCGTGGGTCTCCCACCAGGATCGCAGTTCCGCCTCCGCACGTTCGGGCCCGAGCGGTCCGTGCTCCATCCGCAGTTCGAGCAGGTGCTTGTAAGCCCTGCCCACCAGCGGCGATGGTTCGATATCGAGGATCGCCATGATCTGCCGACCGTCGAGGTCCGGACGGATCGAATCGAGTTCCTCCTGCTTCGCCAGGGCCTCGATGCGCTCTTCCAGGTCGTCATAGGCGAACGCCAGCCGATCGGCCTTGCGCTTGTTGCGAGTGGTGACGTCCGCGCGGGTGAGGATGTGCAGGCGTGAGAGCAGCCGTCCTGCGTCCGTGACATAGCGGCGCACCGCAGAATCCGTCCACCCGGCATCGCCGTACCCGTAGAAGCGCAGGTGCAGTTCGACGAGGCGGCCGACCGCCTTCGTCGTGTCCTTGTCGAAGCGCAGCGCCTTCATCCGCTTGGCCGTGAGCTTTGCACCCACCGCATCGTGATGGTAGAAGGTCACGGCGCCTCCGGGCTGGAAGCGGCGAGTGGCGGGTTTGCCGACATCGTGCATGAGAGCCGCGAAACGGACGACGAAGTCCGGCACGCGCAGACGCTGCGGATCGTCGTCGGCCATCCCGGCTTCCTCTTGGACCGCTGCATACCGGCCCTCGAGTTCGACGGCCTGGCGCAGCACGGTCAGCGAATGCTGGTAGACGTCCTTGTGCCGATGATGCTCGTCGGTCTCGAGCTGCAGTCCGGACACCTCGGGCAGAACGTGTTCGGCGATGCCGGTGCGCACCAGCAGGTCGATTCCGGCGACCGGATCGATGCCGGTGATGAGCTTGACGAGTTCGACCTGGACGCGTTCGGCGGAGATGATGTCGATCCGATCGGCCATCGCCGTCATCGCCTCTTCCACCTCGGGCACGGGGTCGAGTCCGAGCTGAGAGGTGAACCGAGCCGCACGCATCATGCGCAGCGGATCATCGGAGAACGAGTCCGCGGCGGCACCGGGGGTGCGGATGCGACCGGCGATGAGGTCGTCGAATCCCTGATGGGGGTCGACGAAGGTCTTCGAGGGCAGACGGATCGCCATCGCCCCGATCGTGAAATCGCGGCGGACGAGGTCGGCGTCGAGGTCCGTGCCGAAGGCGACCACCGGTTTGCGCGAGTCCTCCTCGTAGGCTTCGGCGCGGTAGGTCGTGATCTCGATCTGCACACCGGACTTCACGGCCCCGATGGTGCCGAATTCGCGTCCGATGTCCCAGTGAGTGTCGACCCAGTCGGAGATCAGCCGAAGGATGTCGTCGGGGCGGGCATCGGTGGTGAAGTCGAGGTCGGGCATGGGGCGACCGAGCAGCGCATCACGGACGGAACCGCCGACGAGGGCGAGTTCGAAACCGGCTGAGGAGAACCTCTGACCCAGCGGGCCGAGGATGTGCTCGAGTTCGTCGAGCTTGTCGTGCAGTCGGTTGTGCGCGGTCTGCGGATCCACCGAGCTCCTTCGGTTCTTCAGATTTCTGCTCTTGCCCGTGGGAACTCGCCTCCCGCGTCCAGGCGCGAGTTCCGGTCCCCATAAGACTACCGGGAGCCGATGACACGAAACTTCCAAGCTTCGCCTACTAAGGTAGGAGAATGACCACACCGATGCCCAAGCCGGGACCCCGCACGTCCCGCCGCACCACAGTGGAGGAGATCTCCGCCGGTGGCATCGTTGTCGACTTCTCTCACCCGTTGCTGACCGTGGCCGTCATCGCGCGCATCAATCGCGCCGGCCGGATCGAATGGTGCCTTCCCAAGGGACATCTCGAGGGAACTGAGACCCCCGCCGAGGCGGCCCGCCGTGAGGTCGAAGAGGAGACCGGGATCGCGGGGCAGATCATCTGTCCCCTGGGAACCGTCGACTACTGGTTCACCGTGACCGGAATCCGGATCCACAAACTCGTCCACCATTTCCTGCTGCGTGCACAGTCGGGGACTCTGACCGTGGATAATGATCCTGACCAAGAAGCGATCGATGCGGCGTGGGTGCCCTTCAATGACCTGCGTTCGCGGCTGTCGTTCGCCAATGAGCGCCGAATCGTCGCCGCCGCCCGACCGATGGTGTCCCGACTGGAGCAGTGAAACCCATTCCGATCCGCCGTATGCGATTCCTCACCGCCCTGCTGAGCACACTCCTGCTGCTCGCAGGGTCAGTTTTCGCATATCCGCTGCTCACCGCCGCGCCGGCAGCCGCCAGCACCGATGCGAACAAGGACTCCGATGCCGATAAGGACGAAGTCTCGATCACCCTCGACGAGGTGACTCCCTGGATCGATGACAAAGGCACGCTGACCGTGCGGGGCACGATCTCGAACACGACGAAGAAAGCGGTCGAGAAGCCGAACCTGAGTCTGCAGATGTCGACCCGCAAGCTCGATTCCGAATCCCGCCTTGATTCCTGGAAGCAGGGACAGGCGCAGCACCGCACCGTCGCCGACCTCGAACATGATGGCACCGAGGCCAGAGAGAAGGCGAAGAAGGACAACGACGCCGATTCCGATGACGACTCGGGAAGCACCCTCGACACCTCGTTCGAGGACACCATCGATCCCGGCGCCACCGCGGAGTTCACCTTCCGTGTTCCCGCCGACGACCTCGAGCTGAGCAAGTCCTCACCCGTGAGTTCCTGGGGCCCGCGGGGGCTGGCGGTCCAGCTCGGCGACGAAACCGGTCTGCGGGCTTCTGCCCTCGGCTTCACCACGTGGTACCCGGACCCGGAGTTCGATCAGACGAAGATCAGCGTGCTCGCTCCCGTCACCCTGCCCGGCCATTCCGAGGGCGGACTCATCCCAGCCGACCGACTCAATGCCGCCATCGCCGAAGGCGGTTCGCTCGACACGATCGCGAAGCTCCTGAAACACAAGGAACTCGCGCTGGCGGTCGATCCGCGCGTCATCGCCTCCTTCGAAGCCGCGATCGCCGAACCTCCGGCCGCCGACGCGCCGGAGGAGGAGACCGAAGAACCCAGTGCGGGCAAAGGCGATGAGACCCAGTCGCCGCCGGTCGGGGCACCGGAGAACGATGACGCCGATTCCAGCGCCGCCGAGCTCGAAGCCCCAGAAGAACAGCGCAAACGCCTCGGCTCCTGGTATCAGGACTTCATGGAGGCGGCGCAGAAGCACACGATCGTCGCTCTGCCCTATGGAGATCCCGACCTCAGCGCTCTGCGCGGGACCAAGATCGACCGGCTCTCCACCTTCGCTCAGAAGCAGCGTGAGATCGTCAAAGACGTCTTCCCCGATGCCCGCACGGACATCGCTTGGCCGGTGGCCGGAAGTGCGACGAAGAACGGCCTGCGTGCCCTGAAGAAGTCCGGCAATTCCACCGCGATCATCAGCGATGCTCAGCAGCCCTCGATCACCGGCATCCACGATGATGCGCATTCGCAGACGACGATCACCGATGACGGGGAGTCGACGATCGACACCCTCGTCTCCGATTCGAAGCTCACGGATATGAGCGCCGAGGCGATCGCCGCGGACAACCCGGCCGGGGCACTGTCCGAGCTCGTCGCGGAATCTGCGGTGATCCAATCCGAGGCTCCCTACCGCACCCGGAGCCTGTTCGTTCCACTCCCGCGCGCGGCCGCCTCGGCGAATTGGGAGCAGACCGTCGACGATCTGAGCTCGGCACCGTGGATCGCCCCCACTGGGGTCGATGAGATCCTCGACTCCGGATCCGAGTCGCGCGGACTGCTGCGGACGGATTCCGACGCTCCGCACATCCGGAAGAGAGCCGTGAAATCCCTGGCCGAGACCCGGGCGAACCAAGAGGACTTCAACAGCGTGTTCAGCGACCGGGAGAGCGCCGATATCCGGCTCGACCGTGAACTGCTCACGTGCACCTCGGCGGCGTGGACGCTGGGCCGGAACGCGAACATCTGCGCCGGGCAGGCCCGTGAGCAGAGCGAGAAGCTCATGGACAGCCTCCGTCTGCGCAAGGGATCGTCCGTCCTCCTCGTCACCGGTGAGAAGACGACGATTCCGGTCACGATAGTCAATGATTCCCCCGCCGAGGCGACCCTGCGGATCCGGATGAAGCCGAACACTCCGCAGCTGCGGGCGCAGGAGACGGAGACCGTGAAGGTGCCCGCCGCGGAGACGATGCGTGTGGACGTGCCCGTCGAAGGACTCGCCAACGCCGATGTGCCGACGACGATCGAGATGGTCACCGCCGACGAGGTGGTCCTGCCCAAACACGAATCACTCATGGTGCGGGTCCGCGCCGATTGGGAGAACATCGGCACCGCTGTGATCGGATTGGGCTTGGCCGTAGTGTTCGTCATCGGCCTGATCAAGACCATTTCCCGCGGGCGCCCGAAGATCCCCGAACAGCAGCTGGCCGATGCCATGGCCCGCGCCAAGACCGACGACGACCCTGAAAAGAGGTAGAGCGTGTCCAGCTTCTCATCCCTGGCCCGGTCCTCGGCGATCATGACCGCCGGCACCATGACCTCTCGTGTGCTCGGCTTCGTCAAAGCCTCGATGCTGGCCACCGCGATCGGCGTCACCGCAGTTCAGGCCGATGCCTTCGACATTGCGAACAAGGTGCCGAACACGCTCTACATGCTGCTGGCAGGCGGCGTGGTCAATGCTGTGCTCGTCCCGCAGATCGTGCGTGCCTCCAAACGAGAGGACGCCGGTACCGACTTCACGAATCGGCTGCTGACGCTGTCTTTCCTGCTCCTCGCGGGCGTGAGCATCATCGCCACCGCCGCGGCTCCGCTGCTGGTCTGGCTCTACTCGTCGGGGTGGAGCGATGAGCAGATGGCGCTGGCCACCGCCTTCGCATTCTGGTGTCTGCCGCAGCTGTTCTTCTACGGTCTCTATACGCTGCTCGGCCAAGTGCTCAATGCGAAATCGTCGTTCGGCCCCTATATGTGGGCACCCGTGCTCAACAACGTCGTCGCGATCGCCGGTCTCGCCGCTTTCATCCTCATCTTCGGCACGAACAACGCCTCACCGCACGATCTCGACACCTGGAGCCCGGACAAGATCGCCCTCATCGCGGGCACGGCCACCCTCGGCGTCGCGGCACAGGCCCTCATCCTCATCTGGCCGCTCAAGCGGATCGGCTTCAAGTACAAGCCGACCTTCGGGTTCCGCGGGGTCGGTCTCGGCACGGCCGGAAAGGTCGCGTTCTGGACGTTCTCGGCCATGCTCATCGGTCAGATCGGGTTCCTTGTCATCTCCCGCGTCGCCTCGGGGGCGTCGATCCCCGGCGACGGAAACGCCTCGAACGCCGCATATACGACCGCCTACCTCGTCTTCATGCTCCCGCATTCCCTCATCGCGGTCTCTCTGGCCACGGCTCTGTTCACCTCCCTGGCCAAGGACGCAGCGAACAATGACACCGAGGCCGTCGTCGGCGACTTCTCGATGGGCGTGCGGATGGTCGGCTTCGTCAACTCCTTCGCCGCCGTGGCCTTCATCGTCCTCGCCACCCCCGTCGCAATGATCATCGCCGGTGAGGGACGGGAGCAGGCCACGGCCATCGGACTGGTCATCATCACGATGGTCTTCGGGCTCATTCCCTTCAGCGCGAACTACCTCGCGCAGCGAGTCTTCTACGCCTACGAGGACGCGAAGACTCCGTTCCTCATCCAGCTGCCGCAGATCATCTTCCAGTCCCTGGCGGTGCTCTCGGCGACGATCTTCCCCAAGTCGGTGACGGTGGCGATCATCGGCCTCGTCATGAGCCTCGGGTACCTCACAGCGATGATCATCTCGTTCGCGGTGCTGAAGAAGCGCCTCGGCGCCATCGATCTGCGGGAGATCCTCACTTCGCATCTCAAGTTCCTCCTCGCAGCGATCGTCGCCGGAGGGGCGGGGTTCGGCCTGCTCTACTTCTTCCCGGACTTCGCCTTGGCAGGACGGTGGCAGGCGTTCATCACCACGGCCATCGTCGGCACCGTGATGCTGCTGTTCTTCATCGGAGCTTGTTATTTGCTCAAAGTCAGAGAGTTGCATTCGATTATTGGCGTGGTAGCTGGAAAACTAAGGAAAACAGCCTGAGCCCTTTGAATCCCCACCGGAGGTGGTCGCCCTGATCGATATCGAACCCGGCATGGTGGTGGCCGGCCGTTATGTCGTATCGACCGTCGACCGCCGGTGGCTTCCCGAGAAACCCGAAGTCGGTGCCGTCTGCACCGGACTCGATGCCATCCTCGATGAACCCGTGCTCATCCTCGTCGCTGATGCCGATGGTTCCAACGATGTTCTCGAGGCCGCCCGTCGCGTATCGATTCTCGGCGACCCGCGCATCGCCCCGACGCTCGACGTCGGACATTCCAACGGGCTGGACTACATCGTCATCAAACGCATCGCGGTGACGCCGTTCAACCAGATCCTGCCGCGTTCGCCGCTGCCCGTCGATGCCGCGTGCGCACTCATCGGCGAGGTCGGCTCGGCGCTCGTCACCTCGGCCAGGCGGGGACTGTTCCACATGTTCCTGCGGCCGAGCGTTGTCGGTCTGACCTCGAAGGGTGCGGTGATCATCGCAGGCATCGGCATCGATGCGGCGCTGGCGCTGGACACCGGGCTCGTCGAGCAGAAGGACTACACGCCCACGAAGGCGTCACGGCGAGACGCTCTGGCTCTCGTCCAGCTCTTCTATACGGCTCTGACCGGGTTCTGGCCCGGCGAGGAGTCGTTCGACGGCATTCCTCCTGCGGAGAAGGAGAATGCCCGGATCGCCCGGGCCCAGGCTCTCAACCCCGAGGTCCCGGACAAGCTCGATGATTTCGTCAGCGGAATCATCACGGGCTCGGATCCCGGCCCGGGTTCGGTCGCCGAGGTGCTCGGCTACATCGACGACTGGGATCCCGAGCTGTTGCGCTATGTCAATCGAGCTCCGGTGGCGGAGAACGAGAACCTCTTCGATCAGTCGCCGCGCAGCTTCGACGAAGCCACCAGCCTGCCCGCACCTCGTTCGAAGACCATCGGGCCCGGTCCTGAGGGCGCGGCCAGCGCCAGCGAAGATCAGGTGCAGGCTGCCCTCGTGCGGATCGGCATCACCCGTCCGGGAACGCGGGGACTGGCTGCCGGAGTGGTCGGACACACCACCGGCCGGTACGCCGACCGGATGCAGATGCGCGAAGC encodes:
- a CDS encoding NUDIX domain-containing protein gives rise to the protein MTTPMPKPGPRTSRRTTVEEISAGGIVVDFSHPLLTVAVIARINRAGRIEWCLPKGHLEGTETPAEAARREVEEETGIAGQIICPLGTVDYWFTVTGIRIHKLVHHFLLRAQSGTLTVDNDPDQEAIDAAWVPFNDLRSRLSFANERRIVAAARPMVSRLEQ
- a CDS encoding transglycosylase domain-containing protein; translated protein: MAKGQHTAKNIGRNTKNLLNYPRAGVSGWTRFLPSIRVLVVGGLSLVIALCVAFAVGYAATDIPEPNLEATGQTSTIYYSDGKTPIGQYKVEDRKSVEIDEISEPMQKAAIAAEDTSFYENRGISIKGLSRAVVGVATNQYAGGGSTITQQYVKNFYLTNEHSLDRKIKEMFISLKIDQQQSKDEILANYLNTIYLGRRSYGVEVAAQNYFDKPASELDVSESALLAAMIQRPGAADPSDNPEMYEDRFNYVVENMVDEGFITEEQAAKVEMPEVRKQNKESSLSGQKGYMWDFVRREALRKLDIDEAQLDRGGYNIVTTFDKDRMKAAEKAIKTLPQDQPEGMQAGLVSIDPDDGGIEAFYGGKNYLDQAFNASTQSHVQAGSTFKPFALVAGLENGVRLTDSYPGASPTTLNNDGTPWTVNNFGGSSYGPVSLLKATQSSINTAYAALNVQVGPDKTVDVAERAGLSENCTDKEMKAGDTGGCSIGLTPNPSNVLGTPSVKPIDMASAYATFAANGVHHETHSIKKVTKGAEDEEVYKAETKGKRVFDKAVGAETSYALSQVVQGGSGSYAQNLGRPAAGKTGTTNENKAAWFSGYTPNLATSVVLYREVDGKSVSIGSFGGRGEVTGGSFPVQVWTDYMQTALQGEKVEQFPARGELPEKPKPKNSNPAPAPKPEPKAPSGSNDGSDGDEEKEEPKAPIETPKDDENKDKDSDGDEKGKEEGSKDGSDEGSKDSDGSADGSKDDPPKDDPPKDDPPKDDPPKDDPPKEDPPGDGTEGGLPIEPPKSPGENG
- a CDS encoding AMP-binding protein, with amino-acid sequence MTVTEDFRAARDKLIELRSDYDAAREKFEWPRLTHFNFALDWFDKIAENNDNPALWIVEQDGSEGKWSFAELSARSNQVANHFRRAGIKRGDHVMVMLNNQVELWETMLAGIKLGAVLMPATTQLGPIDLTDRAERGQAEFVVAGAEDAAKFDDVDVEVVRIVVGGEPTRQQDYSYSDADDESIEFDPQGTSRADDLMLLYFTSGTTSKAKMVAHTHVSYPVGHLSTMYWMGLTPGDVHLNVASPGWAKHAWSNIFTPWIAEACVFLYNYSRFDANALMEIMDRVGVTSFCAPPTVWRMLIQADLSHLKNPPTKALGAGEPLNPEIIDRVHSEWGVLIRDGFGQTESTLQIGNSPDQELKYGSMGKALPGFDVVLIDPATGEEGDEGEICLRLDPRPIGLTTGYWSNPEKTAEAFEGGVYHTGDVASRDEDGYITYVGRADDVFKASDYRLSPFELESVLIEHEAVAEAAVVPSPDPVRLAVPKAYVVVSSKFAADADTARSILAYCREHLAPYKRIRRLEFAELPKTISGKIRRVELRAREDQLHPFSGEPVVEGNEYADTDFDLKS
- a CDS encoding CCA tRNA nucleotidyltransferase codes for the protein MDPQTAHNRLHDKLDELEHILGPLGQRFSSAGFELALVGGSVRDALLGRPMPDLDFTTDARPDDILRLISDWVDTHWDIGREFGTIGAVKSGVQIEITTYRAEAYEEDSRKPVVAFGTDLDADLVRRDFTIGAMAIRLPSKTFVDPHQGFDDLIAGRIRTPGAAADSFSDDPLRMMRAARFTSQLGLDPVPEVEEAMTAMADRIDIISAERVQVELVKLITGIDPVAGIDLLVRTGIAEHVLPEVSGLQLETDEHHRHKDVYQHSLTVLRQAVELEGRYAAVQEEAGMADDDPQRLRVPDFVVRFAALMHDVGKPATRRFQPGGAVTFYHHDAVGAKLTAKRMKALRFDKDTTKAVGRLVELHLRFYGYGDAGWTDSAVRRYVTDAGRLLSRLHILTRADVTTRNKRKADRLAFAYDDLEERIEALAKQEELDSIRPDLDGRQIMAILDIEPSPLVGRAYKHLLELRMEHGPLGPERAEAELRSWWETHGQ
- a CDS encoding DUF6049 family protein, with the protein product MKPIPIRRMRFLTALLSTLLLLAGSVFAYPLLTAAPAAASTDANKDSDADKDEVSITLDEVTPWIDDKGTLTVRGTISNTTKKAVEKPNLSLQMSTRKLDSESRLDSWKQGQAQHRTVADLEHDGTEAREKAKKDNDADSDDDSGSTLDTSFEDTIDPGATAEFTFRVPADDLELSKSSPVSSWGPRGLAVQLGDETGLRASALGFTTWYPDPEFDQTKISVLAPVTLPGHSEGGLIPADRLNAAIAEGGSLDTIAKLLKHKELALAVDPRVIASFEAAIAEPPAADAPEEETEEPSAGKGDETQSPPVGAPENDDADSSAAELEAPEEQRKRLGSWYQDFMEAAQKHTIVALPYGDPDLSALRGTKIDRLSTFAQKQREIVKDVFPDARTDIAWPVAGSATKNGLRALKKSGNSTAIISDAQQPSITGIHDDAHSQTTITDDGESTIDTLVSDSKLTDMSAEAIAADNPAGALSELVAESAVIQSEAPYRTRSLFVPLPRAAASANWEQTVDDLSSAPWIAPTGVDEILDSGSESRGLLRTDSDAPHIRKRAVKSLAETRANQEDFNSVFSDRESADIRLDRELLTCTSAAWTLGRNANICAGQAREQSEKLMDSLRLRKGSSVLLVTGEKTTIPVTIVNDSPAEATLRIRMKPNTPQLRAQETETVKVPAAETMRVDVPVEGLANADVPTTIEMVTADEVVLPKHESLMVRVRADWENIGTAVIGLGLAVVFVIGLIKTISRGRPKIPEQQLADAMARAKTDDDPEKR
- the murJ gene encoding murein biosynthesis integral membrane protein MurJ yields the protein MSSFSSLARSSAIMTAGTMTSRVLGFVKASMLATAIGVTAVQADAFDIANKVPNTLYMLLAGGVVNAVLVPQIVRASKREDAGTDFTNRLLTLSFLLLAGVSIIATAAAPLLVWLYSSGWSDEQMALATAFAFWCLPQLFFYGLYTLLGQVLNAKSSFGPYMWAPVLNNVVAIAGLAAFILIFGTNNASPHDLDTWSPDKIALIAGTATLGVAAQALILIWPLKRIGFKYKPTFGFRGVGLGTAGKVAFWTFSAMLIGQIGFLVISRVASGASIPGDGNASNAAYTTAYLVFMLPHSLIAVSLATALFTSLAKDAANNDTEAVVGDFSMGVRMVGFVNSFAAVAFIVLATPVAMIIAGEGREQATAIGLVIITMVFGLIPFSANYLAQRVFYAYEDAKTPFLIQLPQIIFQSLAVLSATIFPKSVTVAIIGLVMSLGYLTAMIISFAVLKKRLGAIDLREILTSHLKFLLAAIVAGGAGFGLLYFFPDFALAGRWQAFITTAIVGTVMLLFFIGACYLLKVRELHSIIGVVAGKLRKTA